In the Heteronotia binoei isolate CCM8104 ecotype False Entrance Well chromosome 13, APGP_CSIRO_Hbin_v1, whole genome shotgun sequence genome, one interval contains:
- the TMEM100 gene encoding transmembrane protein 100 yields the protein MTDEPIKEILGGSKCPQCATLEKSNNNDCRVTAVPLVSECQLTAATGGNELSCYRCTVPFGVVILIAGVVVTAVAYSFNSHGSIISVLGLVVLSFGLLLLASSALCWKIRQRSKKAKRRESQTVLVANQRSLFA from the coding sequence ATGACCGACGAGCCCATCAAGGAGATCTTGGGAGGTTCTAAATGTCCTCAATGTGCTACATTGGAGAAAAGCAATAACAATGACTGTAGGGTAACAGCTGTCCCTTTAGTGAGTGAATGCCAGCTCACAGCTGCCACAGGGGGAAACGAACTCTCCTGTTACCGTTGCACGGTCCCTTTTGGCGTGGTGATCCTCATTGCTGGAGTGGTGGTCACTGCTGTGGCATACAGCTTCAACTCCCATGGATCCATCATCTCTGTGCTTGGATTGGTTGTCTTGTCATTTGGACTTCTTTTGCTGGCTTCGAGTGCACTCTGCTGGAAAATCAGGCAGAGAAGCAAGAAGGCAAAGAGGCGAGAAAGCCAAACCGTTCTTGTTGCAAATCAGAGAAGCCTGTTTgcttaa